The sequence CCCTTGATCAGGTCGTGAAAATGGTTCAGCGGAATGTTGAACCGCTGGATGATCTGGCTCAGCTTGTTCAGCAGCGGGTAGCGCGACGTCCCCGCGATCGCCTGCTCGAACTCCCGCGACCACTGGCGCAGCCGGACATACTTCCGCTTGACGTTCTCGTCCTCGTCGACGATGTCGTCCGTCGTGCGGCACCAGGCGTACACGACGTTGATGGCGTCGCGCTTGGGCTTCGGAAGAAGAAAGAACGAGTAATAGAAATTACTCCGTTTATTCTTTTCTATAATGTCGGCTACAAGAAGTGATTCCATGTCAGCGTGTGAGTAGCGTTCGAAATCCGATCAGGGGCCAGTCGGCGATCGAGAGGGCCGGCCGGCGGCGCGTTGTATCATACCCGAGCTGTTCGATCTTTTCCAGGATCCTCATTCCCCCGTGGAACGTCGCCCGGAGTTCAAACGAAAAACGGGCATCGACCAGATGAAACAGCGGCTTGCCGTCAAGAAAAAATCTCTTCGTCCGCTCAACCTGAAATTTCAACAACGGGGCAATGGCGTCGGTTCCGCCGTTTCGGAGTGCGTCCGGAGTTACGCCGAACCGCTCAAGATCCTCACGGGGAATATAAAGACGATTTCGCTTTATATCAATACTCAAATCCTGCCAGAAGTTCGTCAGCTGCAGCGCAGTGCAGATGGAATCCGAGAACCTGTACGTTTCGTCGTTCGCATGGCTCACGATGTGAAGAACGATCCTCCCTACCGGGTTGGCGGAATGGCTGCAGTACGCAAGAACGTCGGCAAAGGTCGGATATTCCCTTCCCTCGGCATCCATTTTGAACGCCGCCATCAGGTCGATGAAGAGAGACGACGGAATACTATACTCTTTGACAGCCTCTGCAAGTTCGATGAAGAACGGAACATCGCTGAGGCCGGCCAAGGATTCCCTGAACTCCCCTTCCCAATCGTCAAGTTTTTGCAGCCGGACTGACGACGGGGCATCCCCTTCATCGGCAATATCATCAGCAACACGGGCAAAAGCATAGACCAGCCTGATCGGGGACCGGAATTCTTTGGCGACCAATATCGAACCGACCGGAAAATTCTCGTAGTGCGTTTCGGCAAGCGACTGGAGGGATTCTGACACAGGAACTTTCGGAAGAAAACTTATCGATACTTGAATTGATCTCGGTCAAAATATCCTCAATTACCGGCGGAGTTGCAATCCTGATCAGCCTCTAAGCTGCGAGGGCGAATCGATACCAAATGATTCGCGTGCGCCGTTCGTCCCCCTACTCCCGTCGCAAAGCCTTCGTTTATCAGGATTGTCACCCTTCTAAGTGCATACATTTATGAAAATCTTTTATTTCGCCTTGACTCTCTTTACCTATCAACTTACATTTGCTCATCGCAAACGGGCCTGCCTTCTAAACAATTGCCAGCACCAAGGTTTCGCGAATAAGTTTACTTCCCTAAATAATTCCATTTTTTTAATACGTTTCAAGAGGAGCGATCGATGGAAAGACCGTTGCACGTTCTTATTACCGAAGATGAAGAATCATTTGCCGACGTGTTGGCAATGGAATTACAGGAAACGGGCAATTTTCGGGTCACAACGGCTTACAACGGCACCGAAGGCATCGAGCGCTTGAAAGAAATCAAGGACATTGATATCGTTTTGATGGATTTTAACCTGGGGGATATTTCCGGCCTGCAGGTGCTCCAATGGATCAACGAGCAAAAAATGGAAACTCCGGTCATTATGATGACCGCCGCCGGAACAGAAGAAGTCGCCGTCGAAGCGATGAAGCTTGGCGCCTACGACTATGTCCGCAAAGAACATCTCGAAATTAATCACTTCCCTATTTTGCTCCACGGCGTGTACGAACGATATCTCTTTCGCAAGGATAAACAGGCGCGAGACAAGGAGCAGCTGGAAAAAGAGAAGATGGAAGCCGCCGTTCAGATGTTCCAGACCACCGTGCGGACGATCGCCCATCACATCAACAACGCCCTCGCAATTTTCAAGCTTCAATCGTCTGTCTGCGAAAGAAATGTCCAGAAGATGCTCGACCCGACTCTTGCCAACCCTCTCCTCAAGCTGGTCACCGATCTTCGCCGCCAGGCGGATACCGTGGAATCGATCGTCCGGTCGCTCGTCGGAATTTCGGACATCGTGTACACAAAATATGCCGGCGATCAGGACATCATCGAGATCCGGGCTCAGCTCGAAAGAAATCTGGAACGCCTGAAAGAGCAGAAGGTCGAAATGCTCGCGAGATAATATCCCGCGCTGCTGTTTGATATCTCACTCCCCTTTGTTTGATCGCATCCACCATTTGTCTCCGGTTTCTAAGATTCTGTAAGGATCGTCATCCAGGCCTTCACGGGAGACGACCGATTCCCGCTTTTCTGACCATGTGCTGATTTGTCATGCGGATCTTTAATGCATTCTGCGGTGATCCTTCCTGCACTTGAGTCCTGCCATTCAG is a genomic window of Bacteroidota bacterium containing:
- a CDS encoding response regulator; translation: MERPLHVLITEDEESFADVLAMELQETGNFRVTTAYNGTEGIERLKEIKDIDIVLMDFNLGDISGLQVLQWINEQKMETPVIMMTAAGTEEVAVEAMKLGAYDYVRKEHLEINHFPILLHGVYERYLFRKDKQARDKEQLEKEKMEAAVQMFQTTVRTIAHHINNALAIFKLQSSVCERNVQKMLDPTLANPLLKLVTDLRRQADTVESIVRSLVGISDIVYTKYAGDQDIIEIRAQLERNLERLKEQKVEMLAR
- the hpnC gene encoding squalene synthase HpnC produces the protein MSESLQSLAETHYENFPVGSILVAKEFRSPIRLVYAFARVADDIADEGDAPSSVRLQKLDDWEGEFRESLAGLSDVPFFIELAEAVKEYSIPSSLFIDLMAAFKMDAEGREYPTFADVLAYCSHSANPVGRIVLHIVSHANDETYRFSDSICTALQLTNFWQDLSIDIKRNRLYIPREDLERFGVTPDALRNGGTDAIAPLLKFQVERTKRFFLDGKPLFHLVDARFSFELRATFHGGMRILEKIEQLGYDTTRRRPALSIADWPLIGFRTLLTR